GGCAGGCCTGAAGTCCGCGCGGCCCCGGTAACGACCTGCCTAACAGTCGTTACGCCTGGACAGAACCACGCCTCGGCCCCGTGAGATAATCGCGCCCATGGATATGACCTCTCGAATGACGTCGCACTTTCGCGACGCCATGGCTGCGTGCGAACAAAGCATGAACGTCCTGGCCGAGCCGCTGGCAGTGGCGGTGGACGTGCTGTTCGGCGCCCTGGCAAACAACGGCAAGATTCTGGCTTGCGGCAATGGCGGCTCGGCCGCCGATGCGCAGCATTTCATCGCCGAACTGGTGGGCCGCTTCGAACGCGAACGCCTGCCCCTGGCCGGCATCGCCCTCAACACCGACACCTCGATCCTCACCGCGGTGGGCAACGACTACGGTTTCGACGAAATCTTCGAACGCCAGGTCAACGCCTTCGGCCAGGCTGGCGACGTGCTGGTAGCCATATCCACCAGCGGCAACTCCCCCAACGTGGTGCGCGCCATGGAAGCCGCCAGCGCCCGCGAGATGCACGTGCTTGCCCTGACCGGCAAGGGCGGCGGCGTCATGGGGGAACTCATTACGCCGATGGACGTCCATCTATGTGTTCCCAGCGATCGCACGATGCGCATCCAGGAAGTCCATATTCTGCTGCTGCACGCGCTGTGCGACGGCATTGACGCTCTTCTGCTTGGAGACACCGAATGATTTCTGACGTCCGTACCGCAGTCCGCCCGTTGATGCTCGCCGCGGCGCTCTCCACCGCCGCGCTCTCGCTGTCGGCCTGCGCGCCCCTGATCGTGGGCGGCGCGGCCGCCACCACCGCGGTCGTCGTGACCGACCGCCGCACCTCCGGCATCCAGCTCGAAGACCAGAACATGGCGTTCAAGGCGCAGAGCCAGATCTCGCAGAAGCTGGGCGACACCGCCCGCGTGAATGCCATGGCCTACGGCAGCCATCTGCTGCTGACCGGCGACGTCCCCACCGAAGAGGCCAAGAACCAGGCCACCGCCATCGCCCAAGGCGTGGAAAACGTCAAACAGGTCATCAACCAGCTGAACGTCGGCCCCATCGCCTCATTCAGCACGCGCTCCAACGACACCTGGCTGACCTCCAAGGTCAAGACCGCCCTGCTCAACACCAAGTACGTGCCGTCCGGCACCATCGCGGTCACGACCGACCACAGCGTGGTCTACCTGATGGGCAAGGTGACGCAGGCCGAAGGCGAATATGCCGCCAACGCCACCGCCGACGTCGGCGGCGTGGCCAAGGTGGTTAAACTGTTCGAGACGATCAGCCGCGAGGAAGCCATCCGGCTGTCGAATACCGGTTCCAAGTCCAACACTTCCACGGAAACCAAAGCGCCCATCGAAAGCGGCGCCGGCG
The sequence above is drawn from the Achromobacter xylosoxidans genome and encodes:
- a CDS encoding phosphoheptose isomerase; the encoded protein is MDMTSRMTSHFRDAMAACEQSMNVLAEPLAVAVDVLFGALANNGKILACGNGGSAADAQHFIAELVGRFERERLPLAGIALNTDTSILTAVGNDYGFDEIFERQVNAFGQAGDVLVAISTSGNSPNVVRAMEAASAREMHVLALTGKGGGVMGELITPMDVHLCVPSDRTMRIQEVHILLLHALCDGIDALLLGDTE
- a CDS encoding BON domain-containing protein; translation: MISDVRTAVRPLMLAAALSTAALSLSACAPLIVGGAAATTAVVVTDRRTSGIQLEDQNMAFKAQSQISQKLGDTARVNAMAYGSHLLLTGDVPTEEAKNQATAIAQGVENVKQVINQLNVGPIASFSTRSNDTWLTSKVKTALLNTKYVPSGTIAVTTDHSVVYLMGKVTQAEGEYAANATADVGGVAKVVKLFETISREEAIRLSNTGSKSNTSTETKAPIESGAGAASDNAAGTSSGVEAMPIK